Proteins encoded within one genomic window of Jiangella mangrovi:
- a CDS encoding LacI family DNA-binding transcriptional regulator, whose protein sequence is MTVRLSDVAQHAGVSEATVSRVLNAKPGVAAQTRQAVLAALDVLGYERPSRLRSTSAGLIGLIVPELENPVFPAFVQVIETILAQREYTPLLCTQTPGGVTEDEYVEMLLDRGVAGILFVSGLHADSTASPARYHRLRELGLPIALVNGFVAGLDAPFVSTDDVAAAELAVQHLVSLGHRSIGLAIGPRRFVPAARKIEGFTRALRGVAGAPSPEGLVATSFFTVEGGRACASQLLDAGCTGIVCGSDLMALGAVRAVRQRGLSVPGDVSVIGYDDSPLIPFTDPPLTTVRQAVPAMAAAAVQVLMEQIAGVPADRSELLFTPELVVRGSTGAAPAGAHGVEVPG, encoded by the coding sequence ATGACGGTGCGGCTCAGCGACGTCGCCCAGCACGCCGGCGTCAGCGAGGCGACGGTCAGCCGGGTGCTCAACGCCAAGCCCGGCGTGGCCGCGCAGACGCGGCAGGCGGTGCTGGCGGCGCTCGACGTGCTGGGCTACGAGCGGCCGAGCCGGCTGCGCTCGACCAGCGCCGGGCTCATCGGGCTGATCGTGCCGGAGCTCGAGAACCCCGTCTTCCCGGCGTTCGTGCAGGTCATCGAGACGATCCTGGCGCAGCGCGAGTACACGCCGCTGCTGTGCACGCAGACGCCCGGCGGAGTCACCGAGGACGAGTACGTCGAGATGCTCCTCGACCGCGGCGTCGCCGGCATCCTGTTCGTCTCCGGGCTGCACGCCGACAGCACCGCGAGCCCCGCCCGCTATCACCGGCTGCGCGAGCTGGGGCTGCCCATCGCTCTGGTCAACGGGTTCGTGGCCGGGCTCGACGCGCCCTTCGTCTCCACCGACGACGTCGCGGCGGCCGAGCTCGCCGTGCAGCACCTGGTCTCGCTCGGGCACCGGAGCATCGGCCTGGCCATCGGGCCGCGCCGGTTCGTCCCGGCTGCGCGGAAGATCGAGGGGTTCACGCGGGCGTTGCGCGGGGTCGCCGGGGCGCCGTCGCCCGAGGGACTGGTCGCGACCTCGTTCTTCACGGTCGAGGGCGGACGGGCCTGCGCCTCGCAGCTGCTCGACGCCGGCTGCACGGGCATCGTGTGCGGGTCGGACCTCATGGCGCTCGGCGCGGTGCGGGCGGTCCGCCAGCGCGGGCTGTCGGTGCCGGGCGACGTCTCCGTCATCGGCTACGACGACTCCCCGCTCATCCCGTTCACCGACCCGCCGCTGACCACCGTCCGGCAGGCGGTGCCGGCCATGGCGGCCGCGGCCGTCCAGGTGCTGATGGAGCAGATCGCGGGCGTGCCCGCCGACCGGTCGGAACTGCTGTTCACACCGGAGCTGGTGGTGCGCGGCTCGACGGGGGCCGCGCCGGCGGGCGCTCATGGGGTGGAGGTTCCGGGGTAA
- a CDS encoding CBS domain-containing protein, which produces MRISDIIRTKGRSVVTVPPDTDVRTLLTVLAENRIGAVVVSADGTTIDGIASERDIVRALAERGATVLSEPVSAIMTAEVQTCASGAHIDELAAAMTLGRFRHMPVVADDGRLDGIVSIGDVVKIRITELEVERDSLSSYIRTAAT; this is translated from the coding sequence ATGCGCATCTCCGACATCATCCGGACCAAAGGCAGGTCCGTCGTGACGGTGCCGCCCGATACCGACGTCCGCACCCTTCTCACCGTCCTGGCCGAGAACCGGATCGGCGCCGTCGTGGTGTCGGCCGACGGCACCACCATCGACGGCATCGCCTCCGAGCGCGACATCGTGCGCGCGCTGGCCGAGCGCGGCGCCACCGTCCTCTCCGAGCCGGTCTCGGCCATCATGACCGCCGAGGTCCAGACCTGTGCGTCCGGTGCGCACATCGACGAGCTCGCCGCCGCCATGACGCTGGGCCGATTCCGGCACATGCCGGTGGTCGCCGACGACGGCCGGCTCGACGGCATCGTCAGCATCGGCGACGTCGTGAAGATCCGCATCACCGAGCTCGAGGTGGAACGCGATTCGCTCTCGTCGTACATTCGCACGGCGGCCACCTGA